A window of Kribbella voronezhensis genomic DNA:
CTCGGGCCGCACGGTTGGGTCCGGCGGCTCGGGCGGTGCTCGACGTGGTGTCCCTGGTTCCTGATCGGGCCGAGGTCGCGCTGGTTGACGCGGTCGGGCTGGAGGAGTGCATCCAGGCTGGAATGCTTCTGCTGGAAGGGCGATCCGTGCGGTTCCGGCACGAACTGGCGCGGCGAGCGGTGGAGTCCGACGTACCGGCTGTTCGGGTGCCGGTGCTGCACGGGCAGATTCTCGACTACCTGGCCGAGGCCGACGAGATCGACCCGGCGCGGTTGTCGTACCACGCAGAGGTGGCCGGGGACCGTGCTGCTGTGCTGGAACACGCGCCGGTCGCCGCCCGACGAGCGGCCGAGCTCGGGGCGCATCGGCAGGCCGCGGCGCACTATGCCAGGGCAGTCCGGCACGCAGACAATGCCCAGATCGCTGTCCAGGCAGAGCTTTGGGAACGTCACGGCGAATCGGCCGATGACAGTGGCGATCTTGCCGAGGGCATCCGATCCTCGCAGCGGGCCACCGAACTATGGCAACAGGTGGGCGAGGTGGAGCGACAAGGCGCAACGATGGCGCGCTGCTCCCACATGCTCTGGAAGACCGGGAGGAACGCGGAAGCGCATGCGCTGGCAAGGCAAGCGGTCGCTCTCCTGGCGGACCGGCCGCCAAGTCCCGCTCTTGCTCAGGCTCAGGCCGCGATGGCCAGGTTGTTGATGCTCGGTCGCGACATGCGCGGCGCGATCGTGCTCGGCACGACCGCGGTCGAGTACGCGCGGCAGTTCGGCGATCTCCGCACGCTCGGCCGGGCTCTCAACTCGGTGGGAAGTGCGCACTGGCTGATGGATCCCGTCCGAGCGGTCGAGTTGCTGGAGGCGAGCCTCGCAACCGCCGGTGAAGTAGGAGACGATGCCGGCGCGGCGCAGGCGATGATGAATCTCGGCTCCGGCGCGGGCGAGATCCGGCGGTACGCGTTGGCCGATCGCTGGTTGGCCGAGGCGGCCTCGTGGTGTGCCGCGCGGGACCTGGACTCCTCGTTGAGCTACGCGCTGGCCTGGCAGTCCCGGTCCAGGTTCGAACAGGGGCAGTGGTCCGAGGCCACTGCTCTGGCCGGCCAGGTCGTCACGAAGTATCCGCAGCACGTTCCTTCGCAGATCGTGGTCAACACCGTGCTCGGGAGGCTCCGCGCCCGTCGTGGTGATCCAGATCCGGAGGGCCCGCTGTCGCGGGCTTGGGAGCTGGCCGTGCGGACAGGTGACTTGCAGCGTCTCTGGCCGGCCGCTGCCGCTCGTGCCGAACATGCTTGGCTACAAGGCCGGATCGACGCTGTGGAAGGCCTGGTGGCCGAGACCTACGAGCATTCGCTGGAGCTGGAGCACCCGTGGGCGGTCGGTGAGCTCGGCTCGTGGCTGCGCACAGCGGGCGTGACAGTCGAGCTGCCGGGGTATGTCGCCGAGCCGTACAAGACAGGGGACGGCTGGCGTGAGCTCGGCTGCACGTACGAAGCCGCGCTGGCATTGACGGAGAAGGCCGACCCCGAGCAGCAGATCGCGGGGCTTCAGGAGTTGCAGCAGTTGGGTGCGTGGCCTGCTGCCGAGCTGGTGGCTCGCCGGTTGCGACAGAGCGGCGTACAAGGGTTGCCGCGTCGGCCGCGGGGGAGCAGCCGGGAGAATCCTGCCAATCTCACCGCGCGAGAGACCGAGGTACTGGCCTTGCTGGCCGAGGACCTGACGAATGCGGAGATCGGTCAACGGCTGCACATCTCGCCGAAGACGGTCGATCATCACGTGTCGTCGATTCTCGGCAAACTCGGCGTGGCCACCCGGCAGGAGGCCGCCCGAAGATGGGGAGCCGACGGCCGAAGATAGGGAGCCGTTCCCCATGGTTGCGCGGCCGCGGTTCGGCAGAGTCGGGGACAGAAGGCGACGGACGCCTTCGCTCGATGAAAGGAACGACCCGCAATGACTCGCTATCTGGTCGAACGCAACTTCGCCGAGGGGCTGGAGATCCCGACCGACGACCGCGGCGCCAAGGCGTGCCTGAACGTCGTCGACGGCAACGCGCAGCACGGCGTCACCTGGGTGCACTCCTACGTCTCGCCGGACCACTCGACGACGTACTGCGTCTACGACGGCCCGAACCCGGAGGCGATCCGGCAGGCCGCCGAGACCAACGGTCTCCCGGTCACCAAGATCACCGAGGTCCGGGTCCTCGACCCGTACTTCTACCACTGATCGAACAGCCCGGCCGGGCGGCCGAGGGGGTTCTGCCCGGTCGGTGGTGACGAGGCGGGGGAATCCTCCGCTGTCGGCCCCATGCTCTGCTCTGTCGCCGCGAAGCGGCGATGACGCGATGAGGTGTGGTGTCAGCGCTGGGTGACCGGCTGCGGAGGATTCCCCCCGAGTTGGGACCGGCTTCATCAGGATCGCCCGGATGCGGGGTTAGTTTGCTTCTGCAAGCATCACCCGTCCTTGGAGAGGTCATCATGTTCAACCGTTCCTGGCGCCGGCCGTCGCGCCGGCTGCTGCTCACCGGTGTCGCCGCCGTTGCCGCTGCCTCCGTCGTCGGCGGCGTCGCGTACTCGGCCGGCGTCGCCGCCCAGCAGCCGGCGATCCAGACGTCCACGCCGCGGTCCGAGCACCAGATCACCAACATCGACGTACTGCGGCAGCAGATCCGCAACTACTACGGTGACCCGCTCGGCACCGGCACCTTCGCGGCGGACAGCAACTACGCCAAGGAAGCCACCTCGGTCGCGGCCGCGGGCAAGCGCTGGTTGTCGGCGCACCACCACACCCGGGCCACCAAGGCGATCCTGCTCGACGTCGACGACACCTCGCTGGCCACCTGGAACTACGAGATCGCCAGCAACTGGGCGTTCAACCCGGTCACCAACGGCACCTTCGTCACCGAGCAGCGGTTCCCGGCCGTGCCGGGCATGGTCGACCTGGTGAAGACGGCCGAGCGCGAGGGCTACGCGATCTTCTTCCTGACCGGGCGTGGCGCCGCCCAGGAGCAGGCGACGCTGGGCAACCTCACCGCGGACGGGATCGGCGTCGACGCCGGCTACCCGAAGCCGACCACCCTGCGCGACGGCGAGGACGGCCTGTTCACCAAGCCGGCGCTCGCCGACTACCCGGCGTACCTGAAGACGGCCTGCGCGAGCGACCCGAACGGCGCCTGCACGACGATCCACTACAAGTCGGCCACCCGCGCGCACATCGAGTCGCTCGGTTACGACATCGTCGCCAACTTCGGCGACCAGTACAGCGACCTCAAGGGCGGTTTCGCCGACCGCACCTTCAAGCTCCCGAACCCGAACTACTACCTGCCCTGATCGACCGCCGGTACGCCGGGAGCGCGACCTGCTCCCGGCGTACCGCGGTGGGTCAGCGCGGCAGCAGGCCGGTCAGCAGAGCGTTGAGACTCTGCGTCATGGCCGGTTCGAACTCGATCCGCAGCGCGGCCAGCGACGGGTCGGCCTCGAACGCGGCGAGGATCGCTGGACCCGCGCACGCGTGACTCCAGATCGCGCCGGCCAGCAATGCCGCAGTACTGATGAACTGTCCGGCACCCTCCACACCGAGCTCCGGCAGAACGCCGACGACCACCTCGATCATCCGCTGGTACTGCGCGACTGTGGCGCGCTTGAACGCCAAGGCCATCTCGGTCGAGATGTTGTGCTCCAGTACTGCGGCCTGCGAGCTGATCAAGTCGCAGAACACCGGCCGCGCCTCGAGAGTCCGTACGACGGCCGCCGTCACCTGATGCCCCCGGTCCACGGCCGGTGTCGCCGGATCCACTGTGCTCAGTGCGTCCGCGAGATCCTGCACCCACGCCTGGGTTTCGGTGTTCACCAGCTCGAGCAGGACGGCTTCGCGGGACTCGAAGTAGTTCAGCACGTTCGACTTCGCCAGTCCGACCCGGCGGCTCAGCTCGTTCAGGCTGAGCTGGGCGACCGGCATCTCGGTCAGCATCGCTTCGGCGGTGGCCAGGATCGTCCCTCGCCGTACCGCGCGCTGCTCCTCGCTCCGGGCCCGCTGAAACGTCATACCGCCATCTTACAGACCGATGGTCTCTTGCCATCAGACCAGCGGTCTGATAGTTTCAGCCATAACAGACCGGCAGTCTTTTACCCGAGGAGCAGCTCATGTACGTCGTCCCCGACCAGACCGGCAAGCTCGCCGTCGTCACCGGCGCGAACAGTGGCACCGGCAAGGAGACGGCCAAGCGTCTCGCCGCGGCCGGCGCCAGGGTGGTGCTGGCCGTCCGGACCGTCGCGAAGGGCGAGGCCGCTCGCGACGAGATCCTCGCCGCGCACCCGGACGCCGCTCTCGAAGTCCGCCGGATCGACCTCGCCGACCTCGCGTCGGTCGAGGAGTTCGCCGCCGGCCTGGTCGCGGACGGCACTCCGCTCGACCTGCTCGTCAACAACGCCGGCGTGATGACCCCGCCGAGCCGGATGACGACCAAGGACGGTTTCGAGCTGCAGTTCGGCAGCAACTTCCTCGGCCCGTTCGCGCTGACGTTGCGGCTGCTGCCGCTCCTGCTCGCCGCGCCGGCGCCCCGGGTGGCCACGATGAGCAGCGGCGCGGCGAACGTCGGCCGGATCCGGTTCGACGACCTGCAGTGGGAGCGCACCCGCTACCGGGCGATCGGCACCTACGCCCAGTCCAAGCTCGCAGACCTCATGTTCAGCCACCAGCTCGCGGCGATCGCGGCCGAGCGCGGCTGGAATCTGCTCAGCGTGGCCGCTCATCCCGGCTACACCCGCACCAACCTCCAGACAGCGGGTGCGAGCCTCGGCCGCGACAAGCTGCCCTGGTACCACTCGTTCCTCGAGCGCCACAACCCGCTCCCGTCGCAGGACGTCGAGGTCGGTGCCGAGCCGCTGCTGTTCGCCGCCACCAGCCCGGACATCCCAGCCGGTGCGTACTACGGACCGAACGGCCTCTTCGGCCTCGTCGGCCCGACGAAGAAGGTGAAGGCCCCGAGCCGCTCCCTCGATGTCCAGGCCAACGCGCGACTGTGGCTCGAAGCCGAACGCCTCACCGGCGTCAAGCTGCCGGCCTCGACGGCTGTCTAGCCGGAACGACCCGGCTCTATGCTGCCGGAGTGGACGTCTGGGCGAGCGGGGAGATCTACGAGTCGTACGTCGGGCGCTGGAGCCGTCAGGTGGCGAAGGAGTTCGTGAGCTGGCTGGATCAACCGGCAGGTTTGCGCTGGCTGGATGTCGGCTGCGGCACCGGAGCACTGACCAGCACCATCCTCAGTACTGCGAACCCGTCGGCCGTCGTCGGCGTGGATCTGTCGGCCGGCTTCATCGACTACGCCAGGCTGACGGTGCAGGACGAGCGAGCGACGTTCGAGGTCCGCGGTGCCGATGATCTGCCCGACGGGCCGTTCGACGTCGTCGTCGCGGGGATCATGCTCAACTTCGTGCCGGACCGGATCGGCGCGCTGCGCCGGATGCGCGAGATCGGCCGGACCGTGGGCACCTACCTGTGGGACTACGCGGACCGGATGGAGTTGATGAAGTACTTCTGGGATGCGGCGCTCGACCTGCGACCGCAGGACAGTGAGCACGACGAGGGTGCCCGCTTCCCGTTCTGCAATCGCGAGGGCCTGCAAGGGCTGTTCACCGAGGCCGGCTTCGCCGCGGTGGAGACGCGCGCCATCGTCGTACCGACTGTCTTCTCGTCGTTCGAGGAGTATTGGAAACCCTTCCTCGGCGGGCAGGGCGTCGCGCCGGCGTATCTGCTGTCGC
This region includes:
- a CDS encoding HAD family acid phosphatase produces the protein MFNRSWRRPSRRLLLTGVAAVAAASVVGGVAYSAGVAAQQPAIQTSTPRSEHQITNIDVLRQQIRNYYGDPLGTGTFAADSNYAKEATSVAAAGKRWLSAHHHTRATKAILLDVDDTSLATWNYEIASNWAFNPVTNGTFVTEQRFPAVPGMVDLVKTAEREGYAIFFLTGRGAAQEQATLGNLTADGIGVDAGYPKPTTLRDGEDGLFTKPALADYPAYLKTACASDPNGACTTIHYKSATRAHIESLGYDIVANFGDQYSDLKGGFADRTFKLPNPNYYLP
- a CDS encoding ATP-binding protein — protein: MFLEREPLVASLREIRPGAMVFVAGEAGIGKTSLVREFCATLPTGTVVRYGFCDALGTPRALGPLHDIARASPKLAGLLTDGADRHTIFTAFLELLSDPQTVVVVEDAHWADEATLDLLLFVGRRISELPALVVVTYRSEEVGRDHTLRRVLGDLATAPSVRRLQVPALTSEAVAALATPLGRDGDEVFAVTGGNPFFVTEVLSAPGDDLPATVRDAVLARAARLGPAARAVLDVVSLVPDRAEVALVDAVGLEECIQAGMLLLEGRSVRFRHELARRAVESDVPAVRVPVLHGQILDYLAEADEIDPARLSYHAEVAGDRAAVLEHAPVAARRAAELGAHRQAAAHYARAVRHADNAQIAVQAELWERHGESADDSGDLAEGIRSSQRATELWQQVGEVERQGATMARCSHMLWKTGRNAEAHALARQAVALLADRPPSPALAQAQAAMARLLMLGRDMRGAIVLGTTAVEYARQFGDLRTLGRALNSVGSAHWLMDPVRAVELLEASLATAGEVGDDAGAAQAMMNLGSGAGEIRRYALADRWLAEAASWCAARDLDSSLSYALAWQSRSRFEQGQWSEATALAGQVVTKYPQHVPSQIVVNTVLGRLRARRGDPDPEGPLSRAWELAVRTGDLQRLWPAAAARAEHAWLQGRIDAVEGLVAETYEHSLELEHPWAVGELGSWLRTAGVTVELPGYVAEPYKTGDGWRELGCTYEAALALTEKADPEQQIAGLQELQQLGAWPAAELVARRLRQSGVQGLPRRPRGSSRENPANLTARETEVLALLAEDLTNAEIGQRLHISPKTVDHHVSSILGKLGVATRQEAARRWGADGRR
- a CDS encoding TetR/AcrR family transcriptional regulator, producing MTFQRARSEEQRAVRRGTILATAEAMLTEMPVAQLSLNELSRRVGLAKSNVLNYFESREAVLLELVNTETQAWVQDLADALSTVDPATPAVDRGHQVTAAVVRTLEARPVFCDLISSQAAVLEHNISTEMALAFKRATVAQYQRMIEVVVGVLPELGVEGAGQFISTAALLAGAIWSHACAGPAILAAFEADPSLAALRIEFEPAMTQSLNALLTGLLPR
- a CDS encoding DUF4242 domain-containing protein; translation: MTRYLVERNFAEGLEIPTDDRGAKACLNVVDGNAQHGVTWVHSYVSPDHSTTYCVYDGPNPEAIRQAAETNGLPVTKITEVRVLDPYFYH
- a CDS encoding SDR family oxidoreductase, encoding MYVVPDQTGKLAVVTGANSGTGKETAKRLAAAGARVVLAVRTVAKGEAARDEILAAHPDAALEVRRIDLADLASVEEFAAGLVADGTPLDLLVNNAGVMTPPSRMTTKDGFELQFGSNFLGPFALTLRLLPLLLAAPAPRVATMSSGAANVGRIRFDDLQWERTRYRAIGTYAQSKLADLMFSHQLAAIAAERGWNLLSVAAHPGYTRTNLQTAGASLGRDKLPWYHSFLERHNPLPSQDVEVGAEPLLFAATSPDIPAGAYYGPNGLFGLVGPTKKVKAPSRSLDVQANARLWLEAERLTGVKLPASTAV
- a CDS encoding class I SAM-dependent methyltransferase; amino-acid sequence: MDVWASGEIYESYVGRWSRQVAKEFVSWLDQPAGLRWLDVGCGTGALTSTILSTANPSAVVGVDLSAGFIDYARLTVQDERATFEVRGADDLPDGPFDVVVAGIMLNFVPDRIGALRRMREIGRTVGTYLWDYADRMELMKYFWDAALDLRPQDSEHDEGARFPFCNREGLQGLFTEAGFAAVETRAIVVPTVFSSFEEYWKPFLGGQGVAPAYLLSLEQDAQDALRDEVQRRLPVEEDGSIHLVARAWVARATS